Within Halorubrum lacusprofundi ATCC 49239, the genomic segment TCGACGGCGTAGCCGAGCTCGTGGTCCGCGATATCGACGCCGTCCGAGAGCGCGCGCCCGGCCGACGATCGGTCGCCGGTCGGTGCGACCGTCACCACGTCGTAGTCGGCCGAAAGCCCGTCGTAGAGCGCTCTAAGTCCGACGGCGTCGATCCCGTCGTCGTTCGTCAACAGGACGCGCTCGACGCTCATACCGTTACCTCGGGCGGTTCGGCCAAAAGTCCACCGTCCCGCTTAGGCGCCGGGAAATGCCAAGGAGACCGCGAGCTCACCGCGCCGAACGGAAAAGCCCACGTATCTCGAACCCAATCGCCCGATATGGGATTCGGGGACACGGCGAAGAAGATCCAGACGCTCGCCGACAAGGCCGAGCGAACGTACCAGAAGATAAACGAGCTCCGCAGCGAGGTCGAGGAGACGCAGACGACCGTCCTCGACACCTCCGAGCGGATACAGAAGCTGGAAAACGAGATGGCCGAACAGCGGGCCGTTCTCGACGCGGTCGCGACCGAAGTCGGCGTCGACTTAGAGAGCGTGAGCACCGAGGCGCACATCACCGACGCCGAGGAAGTGACCACGTCCGAGGGAGGCGACGCCGGGGACGTGAGTGGTACCGAGAACGCGGGAGGCGCCGCCGAAAGCGACGGCGGCGAGTCCGCGGACGCCGGAAAGTAAGTCCGAGACGGCCGGATTAGTCGTTGTCTTCTCTCCGTTCTTCGCGCTCTGCATCCGCCTGCGAGACGACCTCGGCCGGCACGCCGGCGACCGTCGTCCCGGGCGGCACGTCCTCGGCGACGAGCGAATTCGCGGCGACGCGGGCGCCCTCGCCGACCGTGACGCCCGGGAGGACGATCGCGCCCGCGCCGATCATCGCGCGGTCCTCGACGACCACGTCGCCGAGGCGGTACTCGTCTTGGAGGAACTCGTGGCAAAGCAGCGTGGCGTCGTAGCCGATGATGGCGTCATCTTCGACCGTGATCCGCTCGGGCCAGAACACGTCCGGGGTCGACTCCAACCCCCACGCGACGCCGGCGCCGACGGTGACGCCGATCCGGCGCAACAGCCAGTTTTTCAGTCGGAGGCTCGGGCAGATCCGCGCGAGCACGATCACGACGTAGTTGCGGACGACCGCGAGCGGTGACTTCGCGTTGGGCCACGACCACAGGGAGTTGCGTGGCCCGGGCGTCGGGTGGCGCTCCAGCCGGTCGCCGCGGTGGCCGTCGCTCTCCGTGGCGTCAGTCTCCGCGGCGCCGAGACGCTCGTCCTCGTGAGTCACGGGAGAGCGTTCGGGCGGCTCCGGTAAAAGTATCGCTGACGGCGCGAGCTACTTTCGGATCTCGGCCATGTGCTCGATCCGCCGCTCGACGAGGTCGGCCGTCCCGATGTCGTGACGGATGCGGACGCGGTCGCCGGCGGCGGCGAGCGCGTCCTCGGCCTCAGCCTCTGCGGCCGCGATGGAGTCGCCGCGACCGACGACCGCGAACGCCCGAGAGGTGGTGGTGTAGAGCCCGTCGTCGCGCTCGTCGACGCTGGCGTAGTAGAGGAGCGCGTCGCCGACGCTCTCCTCGTCGACCGCGATCTTCGCACCCGCGTCGGGGTCGGTCGGGTACCCCTCCGGCACCGCGTACTTACAGACCGTCGCCTCGCCGGTGAAGGAGAGTTTGGGGAGGTCGTTTCCGTCACGCGCGGCCGTGAGCACGTCGATGAAGGGCGTCTCCAAGACCGGGAGCGTGTTCATCGCCTCCGGGTCGCCGAAGCGCGCGTTGAACTCGACGACTTTCGGGCCCTCGGCGGTGAGCATGAACTGGCCGTAGAGGACGCCCTTGTAGTCGGGGAGCGCGTCGACGACTGCCTCCAGCACGTCGACGGCGTCGTCGTAGTCGCCCTCGGCCATGAACGGCAGCGAGAGGCCGGTGTCGGTGTACGAGCCCATCCCGCCGGTGTTCGGTCCCTCGTCGCCCTCGTAGGCGCGCTTGTGGTCCTGCACTGCGGGGGTCGTGCGGAGGTCGCCGTTCGCGACGAACGCCTGCACCGTGAACTCCTCGCCGACGAGCCGCTCTTCCAACACGACCCGGTCGTAGTCGGAATCGCGGAGGTACGTCTTGGCCTCCTCGGCAGTCACCTGATCGCCGATCACCTTCACGCCCTTGCCGCCGGTGAGCCCGGCCGGCTTCACCGCGAGGTCGCCGTCGTACGCGTCGATGTGGTCGCAGGCGGCCTCGATGTCGTCGAACACCGCGTAGTCCGGACAGCCGGGGATGTCGGCCTCGTCCATGAACTCGCGCTGGTACGCCTTGTCCGTCTCTAAGCGCGCCTCCTCGGCCTGCGGGCCGAAGGCGTACACGCCGGCCTCGTCGAGCGCGTCGGCGACGCCCGCCGCGAGCGCGGATTCCGGTCCGATCACAGCCAGATCAGCGCCGACCGCGGTCGCGTAGTCGGCGACCGCCTCGGCGTCGGTCTCATCGATCGTCTCGAACCCGTCTGCGAGTCGGCGGATTCCCGGGTTTCGGTTGCTCGCGCAGGCGTACAGCGCGCAGTCGTCGGCGACGGCGCGGGCGATCGCGTGTTCGCGCCCGCCGCCCCCGACCAAGAGTA encodes:
- a CDS encoding acyltransferase, which encodes MTHEDERLGAAETDATESDGHRGDRLERHPTPGPRNSLWSWPNAKSPLAVVRNYVVIVLARICPSLRLKNWLLRRIGVTVGAGVAWGLESTPDVFWPERITVEDDAIIGYDATLLCHEFLQDEYRLGDVVVEDRAMIGAGAIVLPGVTVGEGARVAANSLVAEDVPPGTTVAGVPAEVVSQADAEREERREDND
- the purD gene encoding phosphoribosylamine--glycine ligase; the protein is MTETVLLVGGGGREHAIARAVADDCALYACASNRNPGIRRLADGFETIDETDAEAVADYATAVGADLAVIGPESALAAGVADALDEAGVYAFGPQAEEARLETDKAYQREFMDEADIPGCPDYAVFDDIEAACDHIDAYDGDLAVKPAGLTGGKGVKVIGDQVTAEEAKTYLRDSDYDRVVLEERLVGEEFTVQAFVANGDLRTTPAVQDHKRAYEGDEGPNTGGMGSYTDTGLSLPFMAEGDYDDAVDVLEAVVDALPDYKGVLYGQFMLTAEGPKVVEFNARFGDPEAMNTLPVLETPFIDVLTAARDGNDLPKLSFTGEATVCKYAVPEGYPTDPDAGAKIAVDEESVGDALLYYASVDERDDGLYTTTSRAFAVVGRGDSIAAAEAEAEDALAAAGDRVRIRHDIGTADLVERRIEHMAEIRK
- a CDS encoding DUF5798 family protein, with amino-acid sequence MGFGDTAKKIQTLADKAERTYQKINELRSEVEETQTTVLDTSERIQKLENEMAEQRAVLDAVATEVGVDLESVSTEAHITDAEEVTTSEGGDAGDVSGTENAGGAAESDGGESADAGK